In Bacillus pumilus, the sequence ACATCAAACCTACACCTATATGAAACCTTCTCCAGAATGCCGTTTTATTGATTGTCATAAAATTGATGTTCAGTTTTCTGTAGACCTCATGACAGGAAACCGGACGGATTCAATTGTCCAAGAGATGCTGTCTAGACGAATTCAGACATCTGTTGATCAACACCTTGTATGGTCATTAAAAGAAGAGGATATGCTGCTTTTCTTATGTATTCATTTTTACAAAGAGGCCATTTATTTAAATGAAGTCGAATCAATGAAAGACTTACTTCTTTATAAACTGCTTGATATATATGGGATGTTTATGAGGGAAGACCTTGTTGATGTAGATCTATTTGTCAATCGAACGAAAACATATGGATTTGAAAAGATGGTCTATTTCGCTTTTCATTATGTGAATGAAGTCTTCCCGCATACCATTTCGGATATCATAATGGATGCACTTCAACCGGAATCGCTTACTTATTTATCGGAAGTGCTTGATGCAAATGATGTCATTCATACTTGGGATCAGCCGATTCGTAAACGCTTCTTTCATATTAATCGGTCTTTAGATATTAAAAAGCATTCTGTTCATAAGGAGTAGTGTGATGAAAGATCCGGCAACGCTATTTGATTTTGAGGGAAGAAACGACGTGATATGGTTTGGGAATATGAATCAAGAACAAAGCTGGGATCAAACAAGGGCTTTACCTGTG encodes:
- a CDS encoding nucleotidyltransferase family protein, translated to MLQSNLTQEEHTALILSTPFLKDNQIKEMQKLLYQQQDWNVILGMLHVHRTAGIAWKNIKQYAIHLRKDFKATYFLKSLEIMYKGQLETARDNITLNDRLFQALDQKGIEYAIVKGSVIGQWAYGDVGLRLFGDNDLFISQDQLQETGHILKDLGYIQGSWNYETEAVTPAKRSEILYLIMNSHQTYTYMKPSPECRFIDCHKIDVQFSVDLMTGNRTDSIVQEMLSRRIQTSVDQHLVWSLKEEDMLLFLCIHFYKEAIYLNEVESMKDLLLYKLLDIYGMFMREDLVDVDLFVNRTKTYGFEKMVYFAFHYVNEVFPHTISDIIMDALQPESLTYLSEVLDANDVIHTWDQPIRKRFFHINRSLDIKKHSVHKE